In Paraburkholderia flagellata, the sequence GCACGGCCCAGCGCAAGCGGTTGCAAAGGTGCCTGGCTGCGCGAAGGTGTTGCTTGCCGACGCGCCGCAACTGGCCGAAGGCCTCGCAGAAAATGTCGAAGCGACAGTGCTTGGCATTGCGAGGGATTATTCGCATATCCTCGCTCCGGCAACGGCTTACGGCAAGAATATCACCCCGCGCATCGCCGCGAAGCTCGATGTCGCGCAGATCAGCGACATCACGGCGGTCGTTTCCGCCAACACATTCGAGCGCCCGATTTACGCGGGGAACGCCATCGCGACCGTGCAATCTGACGACTCAGTCAAGGTAATCACAGTGCGAGCGACGAGCTTCGAGCCGGCGGCAGCGGAGGGCGGCAGCGCCTCGATCGAGAAGATCGAAGCCGCCCCGGATGCGGGGGTTTCTCGGTTCATCCGCCGTGAGGTGACGAAGCTGGACCGTCCAGAACTGACCTCTGCGAACATTGTCGTGTCGGGCGGTCGAGGCCTCGACAGCGGCGAAAACTACGCGAAGGTGCTCGAGCCACTCGCCGACAAACTCGGTGCGGCATTGGGCGCATCGCGCGCAGCCGTCGATGCGGGCTATGTACCGAACGACTATCAGGTCGGCCAGACGGGCAAGATCGTCGCGCCTCAGTTGTACGTCGCAGTCGGCATTTCAGGTGCAATTCAGCACCTGGCCGGCATGAAGGATTCGAAGGTCATCGTCGCGATCAACAAGGACGAGGACGCGCCGATTTTCGGCGTCGCAGACTATGGCATCGTCGGCGATCTGAACGTCGTCGTGCCAGCGCTTGCCGCGCATATCTGAACACCATTGACGGATTTTCTCGATGCCTCGCACGCTGCACGAAAAAGGGCAGCGCACGGGTACGACCCTGTAGCTGTTCCCTTATGAAAGAGGAGCGCAAAGATGGACTGCACCGCATCGCGTAGTGAAAAAGCCACGCTGGTCGAACGGCGTTCGATCGACTACATTCCCGAAGCCGAGCGTCACGGCAATCTGTTCAGCCAGTTCACCCTCTGGTTCGGTGCAAACCTCCAGATCACAGCCGTCGTGGTCGGCGCGCTCGCCGTCGTACTGGGTGGCGACGTGTTCTGGTCGCTGGTCGGGCTGCTCTTCGGGCAGATGCTTGGCGGTGCCGTAATGGCTTTGCATGGCGCCCAAGGTCCGAAGCTCGGATTGCCGCAAATGATTTCGAGCCGCGTGCAGTTCGGCGTATATGGCGCCATTATTCCGCTCGCACTGGTCTGCGTGATGTACGTGGGGTTCTCAGCTGGCGGCACGGTGCTCGCCGGCCAGGCGATCGGCGAATTGCTCGGCGTGGACAATACCATGGCAATCCTGATGTTTTCCGCAGTCGTGATCCTGCTCACGGGATTGGGGTATCGCGTCATTCACGCCATGGGCCGCATGTCGAGCATCGTTGGCACGCTTGCCTTCCTGTATCTCTTTGCGAGCCTGTTGAATGGCCATGCGTGGAGCACACTGCTCGCCAACCGCCACTTCACGGTAGCGTCGTTCCTGCTCGCCGTCTCGCTGTCTGCATCGTGGCAAATCGCGTACGGACCCTACGTGGCCGACTATTCACGCTATCTGCCGAAATCCGTCTCGACGTTCGGGACATTTCTGGCTGTCTTTTGCGGCACGGTGACCGGTGCGCAGGTATCGATGACGTTCGGCGTGCTGGCCGCCGCGCTAGCCGGTAGCCAATTCGCCGGGCACGAAGTGGCGTTTATCGTTGGCCTTGGCGCATCGGGATTTATCGCCGCGATTCTTTATTTCACGATTGCGCTCGGCAAACTCACCATCACGACGCTCAACGCGTACGGCAGCGTCATGTCAGTGACGACGATCGTCACCGGCCTTGGTCAGCGCCGCGAGATATCCCGCGGTGCGCGGCTCGCTTTTGTGATTCTGTCGGTCGGCGTATCGAGTGC encodes:
- a CDS encoding electron transfer flavoprotein subunit alpha/FixB family protein codes for the protein MTILVIAEHDNVSIKAATLNTLAAAQKLGGEIHVLVAGHAAHGPAQAVAKVPGCAKVLLADAPQLAEGLAENVEATVLGIARDYSHILAPATAYGKNITPRIAAKLDVAQISDITAVVSANTFERPIYAGNAIATVQSDDSVKVITVRATSFEPAAAEGGSASIEKIEAAPDAGVSRFIRREVTKLDRPELTSANIVVSGGRGLDSGENYAKVLEPLADKLGAALGASRAAVDAGYVPNDYQVGQTGKIVAPQLYVAVGISGAIQHLAGMKDSKVIVAINKDEDAPIFGVADYGIVGDLNVVVPALAAHI
- a CDS encoding purine-cytosine permease family protein, whose product is MDCTASRSEKATLVERRSIDYIPEAERHGNLFSQFTLWFGANLQITAVVVGALAVVLGGDVFWSLVGLLFGQMLGGAVMALHGAQGPKLGLPQMISSRVQFGVYGAIIPLALVCVMYVGFSAGGTVLAGQAIGELLGVDNTMAILMFSAVVILLTGLGYRVIHAMGRMSSIVGTLAFLYLFASLLNGHAWSTLLANRHFTVASFLLAVSLSASWQIAYGPYVADYSRYLPKSVSTFGTFLAVFCGTVTGAQVSMTFGVLAAALAGSQFAGHEVAFIVGLGASGFIAAILYFTIALGKLTITTLNAYGSVMSVTTIVTGLGQRREISRGARLAFVILSVGVSSALALAGQHSFLKAFSSFLLFLLVFFTPWSAINLVDYYWVTRERYDVPALFDANGRYGRWNAVGIAVYVVGVLVQMPFVATGFYTGSWVEALGGVDVSWIVGVIVPGALYYAATRFVQPRVPGELILPDTVGEV